One stretch of Lucilia cuprina isolate Lc7/37 chromosome 6, ASM2204524v1, whole genome shotgun sequence DNA includes these proteins:
- the LOC111684734 gene encoding uncharacterized protein LOC111684734, which translates to MTTEKRADWRCHKCKPRKGSTSSNISYQSIIYDGPVQTNQKQQRDEEQEENDEVKRFKNSLSLTDVNNSVSMVKNDVRELKEDVSSMKSDINEIKPLRVDINDIKTTMQEFAKQMCESNAQMNYNLQTAITTITSSITALTNQVSELCESNKEKTKQINEMGKQINDMEQRMLNKTIEIKNITKKNIQPNEVVKTIANSLNVQLEDHEISNSYVLKKSKRVIVEFTSLNKKKELLSKISRHRVDSKLVNDETGDKYIYVNEHLTPYKRRLLWLAKTKAKEANYKFVWIRDGNIYVKKNEISDPIIISNAADIELITSTI; encoded by the coding sequence ATGACCACCGAGAAGAGAGCCGATTGGAGATGTCATAAATGCAAACCTCGTAAGGGATCTACTAGCAGCAATATCTCTTACCAATCAATAATATATGATGGCCCAGTACAAACGAATCAAAAACAGCAAAGAGATGAGGAACAAGAAGAAAATGATGAGGTGAAACGCTTTAAAAACTCTTTATCATTGACTGATGTAAATAATAGTGTTTCTATGGTTAAAAATGATGTCAGAGAACTAAAAGAAGACGTTTCCTCGATGAAATCTGATATAAATGAGATAAAGCCTTTGAGAGTTGATATTAACGACATCAAAACAACAATGCAagaatttgcaaaacaaatgtGTGAAAGCAATGCTCAAATGAACTATAATCTCCAAACAGCTATCACAACAATTACAAGCTCAATCACCGCTCTTACAAATCAAGTAAGTGAACTTTGTGAAAGCAATaaggagaaaacaaaacaaattaatgagATGGGTAAACAAATCAACGATATGGAACAGCGAATGctaaataaaactattgaaattaaaaatataaccaaGAAAAACATCCAGCCGAATGAAGTTGTTAAAACAATCGCTAACTCATTAAATGTTCAACTAGAGGACCACGAAATTAGCAATTCATACGTGTTGAAAAAATCAAAGAGAGTTATCGTTGAATTTACGTCTCTCAATAAGAAGAAAGAGTTATTGAGCAAAATAAGTCGTCATAGAGTGGATTCAAAATTAGTTAACGATGAAACTGGTGACAAATATATTTACGTCAACGAACACCTAACCCCATATAAACGGCGTTTGCTCTGGCTAGCCAAAACCAAAGCAAAGGAAGCTAATTATAAATTCGTATGGATTCGTGATGGAAACATTTACGtcaagaaaaatgaaatatcaGACCCCATTATAATTTCAAATGCCGCAGATATCGAACTGATAACatcaacaatttaa